One segment of Natronosalvus halobius DNA contains the following:
- a CDS encoding helix-turn-helix domain-containing protein → MATVLEFTSPAEEFPLGTIFENLPGVTIELERLIPHEILIIPYFWVRGAEADDIEAAFEAHAGVVSVDLIDSVDSEFLMRAEWEESYFGILSALAKTNVAVLSGIGTRDGWRFEVRGESRDTISEFRTSCQEHDIPIEITAVHALLPVQGDGYELTDTQREALVLAYEHGYFNSPRETSLQDVADELGITQQSLSSRLRRGHRRLIAGTLANP, encoded by the coding sequence ATGGCTACCGTGTTAGAATTTACGAGTCCGGCAGAGGAGTTTCCGCTGGGAACTATTTTCGAAAACTTGCCGGGAGTCACGATCGAACTCGAGCGACTCATCCCGCACGAAATCCTGATTATCCCCTATTTCTGGGTCCGGGGTGCGGAAGCCGATGATATCGAGGCCGCATTCGAAGCTCATGCTGGCGTGGTCAGTGTCGATCTCATCGACAGCGTCGATAGCGAGTTTCTCATGCGGGCGGAGTGGGAGGAGTCGTACTTCGGTATCCTGAGCGCGCTCGCCAAGACCAACGTCGCCGTCCTCTCCGGGATCGGGACGAGAGACGGGTGGCGCTTCGAGGTTCGAGGCGAGAGTCGCGACACAATCAGCGAGTTCCGGACCAGTTGCCAGGAACACGACATCCCCATCGAAATCACCGCCGTACACGCGTTGCTCCCGGTACAGGGCGACGGCTACGAGTTGACCGACACCCAGCGAGAGGCGCTGGTGCTGGCGTACGAGCATGGGTACTTCAACTCACCGCGTGAGACGTCGCTCCAGGACGTTGCTGACGAACTCGGTATCACCCAGCAGTCGCTTTCGTCTCGACTCAGGCGCGGCCATCGCCGACTCATCGCCGGAACGCTCGCTAATCCGTAG